In Elaeis guineensis isolate ETL-2024a chromosome 1, EG11, whole genome shotgun sequence, a genomic segment contains:
- the LOC105038025 gene encoding bZIP transcription factor 12, whose protein sequence is MAKPNSNPRIPRMASSRVMASSSSANSDLARQSSIFPQAVADLQGSAGGDPLKTLGSMSMEDLLRVYPENAAPFASEDAGSGGEASASGSQQGSLALPKEIGSKTVEEVWREIAAGRKADGGDRSGGQMTLEDFLARAGAVREEELRVPSGSVQGGFGLDSAMGGAFSQQQQLPLENPVIGFGNEVHGGGGRRGGRGRKRPVLDPVDRAALQRQKRMIKNRESAARSRERKQAYTAELESLVSQLEEENVQLLKYQEEQHKERLQQLMENVIPVTEKKKPKRPLRRTCSMQW, encoded by the exons ATGGCAAAACCTAACTCTAACCCTAGAATCCCTCGGATGGCGTCGTCGCGGGTGATGGCGTCGTCCTCGTCGGCCAACTCCGATCTCGCGCGCCAGTCCTCCATCTTCCCCCAGGCTGTCGCCGACCTCCAAGGCTCCGCCGGCGGCGACCCCCTCAAGACTCTGGGATCGATGAGCATGGAGGACCTCCTCCGCGTCTACCCGGAGAATGCTGCGCCCTTCGCCAGCGAGGACGCCGGCAGCGGCGGGGAGGCGTCGGCGTCGGGGTCGCAGCAGGGGAGCCTCGCGCTGCCGAAGGAGATCGGGAGCAAGACGGTTGAAGAGGTCTGGAGGGAGATCGCCGCCGGCCGGAAGGCGGACGGCGGGGACAGATCGGGCGGCCAGATGACGCTGGAGGACTTCCTCGCGAGGGCTGGAGCGGTAAGGGAGGAGGAGCTTAGGGTTCCGTCGGGGTCCGTGCAGGGGGGTTTCGGGTTGGATTCAGCAATGGGCGGTGCGTTTAGCCAGCAGCAGCAGCTGCCGCTCGAGAACCCGGTTATAGGGTTTGGGAATGAAGTGCATGGCGGCGGCGGCAGaagaggagggaggggaaggaagaggccGGTGTTGGATCCAGTAGACAGGGCGGCGCTTCAGAGGCAGAAGAGGATGATCAAGAACAGGGAGTCGGCTGCTAGATCAAGGGAGAGGAAACAG GCCTACACTGCGGAACTTGAATCTTTAGTGTCTCAGCTGGAGGAGGAAAATGTGCAACTACTGAAATATCAG GAGGAGCAGCACAAAGAGAGGCTCCAGCAG ctGATGGAAAATGTGATCCCAGTTACTGAGAAGAAAAAACCAAAGCGGCCTCTGCGAAGAACTTGTTCCATGCAATGGTAG